Proteins from one Planctomyces sp. SH-PL62 genomic window:
- a CDS encoding ATP-binding protein → MGLTAVGLRSALHPTLGLEFPLLTYFPVVVAASCLMGFGPALAALGVTVVGGLWTLLPPQRAIGVGTAPVLGLGTYTLAAAGLAWLVARMRADLRRSESAWCAAMDRQSELEELRRLEQAEAERLRREQEALRETSESQAGRLEELLKELREKNAFLSATLRQVPSGIIVAEAGTSNLLLRNDEAERIIRGSLQPGLGMGSQAEPGDLIGRRPDGSRYEPDDWPLSRSLRNGEVVSDEEIELVFADGSSRRISVNSGPAVDEHGRVIAAVAALDDVTERRAAETAATESERQFRRLAEAIPQIVYITRADDTIAYLNRRWFDYTGASSDHLTTKDAWLETVHPDDAPRIRAARAKSKEDGGPTEIEYRVRGAGGEYRWFLGRSMWIRDDRGALLSRFGTATDIDDRKRAEQASRFLADAGAKLAAVVDAETTLREVAGLAVPFFADWCAVDVLEGTGDLRRVAVAHDSPHAAGVIDLVSHRYRLRADMPRGLFEVVASRKPALIEEVTEEHLISGARNPEHLEALRAFAPRSYLCVPLVGREGVLGALSFATTHSGRRFDQTHLDLAVDVAGRAAIALENGRLYDRLRESDRRKDDFLATLAHELRNPMAPIRNSVQILKMRGDSDPDSKWAREVIERQIGHLSRLVDDLLDVSRLTRDRLELRLERIDLSEAVHDAVETARPIFDDLGHDLRLDLPAGPLHLDGDRTRLAQVLANLLDNAAKFSPRGTRIDLGIARRNGDVEILVKDRGVGIPAEQLPHVFEMFAQLTPVLHRPHAGLGIGLALARGIVELHHGHVEARSEGPGQGSEFLVRLPLARDDAEPFSAS, encoded by the coding sequence ATGGGGCTGACGGCGGTCGGGCTTCGGTCGGCCTTGCATCCGACGCTGGGTTTGGAATTTCCGCTGCTGACGTACTTCCCGGTGGTGGTCGCCGCGTCGTGTCTCATGGGCTTCGGCCCCGCCCTGGCGGCGCTCGGCGTGACGGTCGTGGGCGGGCTCTGGACGTTGCTTCCGCCGCAACGCGCGATCGGCGTCGGGACGGCTCCGGTCCTGGGGCTGGGGACCTACACCCTGGCGGCGGCAGGGCTCGCCTGGCTGGTGGCCCGGATGCGGGCCGACCTGCGTCGCTCCGAATCCGCATGGTGCGCCGCGATGGATCGGCAATCGGAGTTGGAAGAGCTTCGCCGGCTCGAACAGGCCGAGGCGGAACGACTGCGTCGGGAGCAGGAGGCCCTGCGAGAGACGTCCGAGAGCCAGGCCGGACGGCTCGAGGAGCTCCTGAAGGAGCTTCGGGAGAAGAACGCGTTCCTGTCGGCGACCCTCCGCCAGGTCCCCTCGGGAATCATCGTGGCCGAGGCCGGCACGTCGAACCTCCTGCTTCGCAACGACGAGGCCGAGCGGATCATCCGGGGGAGCCTGCAACCGGGGCTTGGGATGGGGAGCCAGGCCGAGCCGGGGGATCTGATCGGCCGCCGTCCCGACGGCTCGCGCTACGAGCCCGACGACTGGCCCCTAAGCCGCTCGCTCCGCAACGGCGAGGTGGTGTCGGACGAGGAGATCGAGCTGGTCTTCGCCGACGGCTCCAGCCGCCGGATCAGCGTCAACTCGGGTCCGGCGGTCGACGAACATGGGCGGGTGATCGCCGCGGTCGCCGCGCTCGACGACGTGACCGAGCGTCGCGCCGCCGAGACCGCCGCGACCGAGAGCGAGCGACAGTTCCGGCGGCTCGCCGAGGCCATCCCCCAGATCGTTTACATCACCCGGGCCGACGACACGATCGCCTACCTGAACCGTCGCTGGTTCGACTACACCGGGGCGTCGAGCGACCACCTCACGACCAAGGACGCCTGGCTGGAGACCGTCCACCCGGACGACGCGCCTCGAATCCGGGCCGCGCGGGCGAAGTCCAAGGAAGACGGCGGGCCGACCGAAATCGAGTACCGGGTCCGCGGCGCGGGGGGCGAGTACCGCTGGTTCCTGGGCCGGTCGATGTGGATCCGCGACGACCGCGGCGCGCTGCTCTCCCGCTTCGGCACGGCGACCGACATCGACGACCGGAAGCGCGCCGAGCAAGCCTCGCGGTTCCTGGCCGACGCCGGGGCCAAGCTCGCGGCCGTCGTCGACGCCGAGACCACGCTCCGCGAGGTCGCCGGCCTGGCCGTGCCGTTCTTCGCCGACTGGTGCGCCGTCGACGTGCTCGAAGGTACGGGCGACCTCCGCCGCGTCGCCGTGGCGCACGATTCGCCCCACGCGGCCGGGGTGATCGACCTGGTCTCGCACCGCTACCGGCTCAGGGCCGACATGCCTCGCGGCCTCTTCGAAGTCGTCGCCTCCCGAAAACCCGCCCTGATCGAGGAGGTCACCGAGGAACACCTGATCTCCGGCGCCCGCAACCCCGAGCACCTGGAGGCCCTCCGCGCGTTCGCCCCGCGATCGTACCTGTGCGTCCCGCTGGTGGGCCGCGAGGGGGTCCTGGGCGCGCTCTCGTTCGCGACCACCCACTCCGGCCGCCGCTTCGATCAGACCCACCTCGACCTCGCCGTCGACGTCGCCGGCCGGGCCGCGATCGCGCTGGAGAACGGCCGGCTCTACGACCGGCTCCGCGAGTCCGACCGCCGCAAGGACGACTTCCTCGCCACCCTCGCCCACGAGCTTCGCAACCCGATGGCGCCGATCCGCAACTCGGTCCAGATCCTCAAGATGCGAGGCGACTCCGACCCCGACTCGAAGTGGGCGCGCGAGGTCATCGAGCGGCAGATCGGCCACCTTTCGCGACTCGTGGACGACCTCCTGGACGTGTCGCGACTCACCCGCGACCGGCTGGAGCTTCGGCTCGAACGGATCGACCTGTCCGAAGCCGTCCACGACGCGGTCGAGACCGCCCGGCCCATCTTCGACGACCTGGGCCACGACCTGCGGCTCGATCTCCCCGCCGGGCCGCTCCACCTTGACGGCGACCGGACCCGGCTGGCCCAGGTCCTCGCCAACCTGCTGGACAATGCCGCCAAGTTCTCGCCGCGAGGCACCCGCATCGATCTCGGGATCGCCCGCCGCAACGGCGACGTCGAAATCCTCGTGAAAGACCGCGGGGTCGGCATCCCCGCCGAGCAGCTCCCCCACGTCTTCGAGATGTTCGCGCAGCTCACCCCGGTCCTCCATCGCCCGCATGCGGGCCTGGGGATCGGCCTCGCCCTGGCCAGGGGGATCGTCGAGCTGCACCACGGCCACGTCGAGGCCCGGAGCGAAGGCCCCGGTCAGGGGAGCGAATTCCTGGTCCGGCTCCCCCTGGCCCGCGACGACGCCGAGCCGTTTTCGGCTTCTTGA
- a CDS encoding glycoside hydrolase family 99-like domain-containing protein has translation MRSLARFALVAASLSVLSPTRAAPPAVETRAKVGAYYFDGWSGKTYHITERLTTEFADREPVWGWRDDTVAIMEKQIDYAADAGLAFFSFCWYWPEGPDKVVPLNQALGLFHQAGNRERMEFCLLVANHGGFRVGPDDWDEASAAWIDQFKKPGHLKVGGEPLLIFFSPRELLKAFGSPDAVRGAFEALRKRAKAAGLAGVKVAGCATPGPEHGWDDLAELSACGFDLFTGYNYPGAGRKGPELERPFAELIEGSEGVWDGFARKNSLPYVPVVTAGWDMRPWEKPGDARPPSLYYVDRTPKAVGEAVERGLKWLDAHPDRTPPERLLLVYAWNENGEGGYLTPTKSGGTAFLDAFRKAVVKP, from the coding sequence ATGCGTTCGCTCGCGAGGTTCGCGCTCGTCGCCGCGTCGCTCTCCGTCCTTTCGCCCACCAGGGCCGCTCCGCCGGCGGTGGAGACCCGGGCGAAGGTCGGGGCGTACTACTTCGACGGCTGGTCGGGGAAGACGTACCACATCACCGAGCGGTTGACGACCGAGTTCGCCGATCGCGAACCCGTCTGGGGCTGGCGCGACGACACCGTCGCGATCATGGAGAAGCAGATCGACTACGCGGCCGACGCCGGGCTCGCCTTCTTCAGCTTCTGCTGGTACTGGCCCGAAGGGCCCGACAAGGTCGTGCCGCTGAACCAGGCCCTTGGCCTGTTCCATCAGGCCGGGAATCGCGAGCGGATGGAGTTCTGCCTGCTCGTCGCCAATCACGGCGGCTTCCGGGTCGGCCCCGACGACTGGGACGAGGCGTCGGCCGCCTGGATCGACCAGTTCAAGAAGCCCGGACACCTGAAGGTCGGCGGCGAGCCGCTGCTGATCTTCTTCTCCCCTCGCGAGCTGCTCAAGGCGTTCGGCTCGCCGGACGCCGTGCGCGGGGCGTTCGAAGCGCTCAGGAAGCGGGCGAAGGCGGCGGGGCTGGCGGGCGTGAAGGTCGCCGGCTGCGCCACGCCCGGCCCGGAACACGGCTGGGACGACCTGGCCGAGCTGTCCGCCTGCGGTTTCGACCTGTTCACCGGCTACAACTATCCCGGCGCGGGTCGGAAGGGGCCCGAGCTGGAGCGGCCGTTCGCCGAGTTGATCGAGGGGAGCGAAGGGGTCTGGGACGGCTTCGCGCGCAAGAACTCACTCCCCTACGTCCCGGTCGTCACCGCGGGCTGGGACATGCGGCCGTGGGAGAAGCCCGGAGACGCCAGGCCGCCGTCGCTCTATTACGTCGACCGGACGCCGAAGGCCGTCGGCGAAGCCGTCGAGCGCGGCCTCAAATGGCTCGACGCGCACCCCGACCGCACCCCTCCGGAGCGTCTGCTGCTGGTCTACGCCTGGAACGAGAACGGCGAAGGGGGCTACCTGACCCCCACCAAATCGGGCGGGACCGCGTTCCTCGACGCCTTCCGCAAGGCCGTCGTGAAGCCCTGA
- a CDS encoding NAD(P)/FAD-dependent oxidoreductase, which translates to MCIWGRKSDERTFGDRPRRIVVIGAGFAGLAVIKGLRKSSAYVSVIDRQNHHLFQPLLYQVATASLNPSDIAGPIRRIVRGRKNTETLLADVTGIDLDRRVVTLADGEAPYDVLVLASGATHSYFGHPEWEEHAPGLKSVEDALEIRRRMLLAFEIAERETDETLRREWLTFVVVGGGPTGVELAGALRDVARMTLAKDFVHIDPATARVILVEGSPRVLTPYSPKLSESARRQLEGLGVEVRTGSIVTHIDAEGVHIGDERIASRTVLWAAGVAASPLGRTLGVPLDRAGRVMVQPDLTIPGHPEVYVIGDLAHLEQDGKPVPGVAPAAAQMGKHAAANIIRTFRGQPTEPFRYVDKGSMATIGRGAAVAHLGRFQFSGFPAWMLWLFVHVLFLIGFRNRLLVVIQWAWSYLSYDRGARLITGRAEGPLVRGLTDSRLPSTSEAEAIQG; encoded by the coding sequence GTGTGCATCTGGGGCCGGAAGTCGGATGAGCGGACCTTTGGGGACCGCCCGCGTCGGATCGTGGTGATCGGCGCGGGGTTCGCGGGGCTGGCGGTGATCAAGGGGCTGCGGAAGTCCTCGGCGTATGTCTCGGTCATTGATCGCCAGAATCACCACCTGTTCCAGCCCTTGCTGTATCAGGTGGCGACGGCCTCGCTGAACCCCAGCGACATCGCCGGGCCGATCCGTCGGATCGTGCGAGGGCGGAAGAACACGGAGACCTTGCTGGCGGACGTGACGGGGATCGACCTCGACCGCCGGGTGGTGACGCTGGCCGACGGCGAGGCGCCGTACGACGTGCTGGTGCTGGCCTCCGGGGCGACGCATTCGTACTTCGGCCATCCCGAGTGGGAGGAGCACGCGCCGGGCCTGAAGTCGGTGGAAGACGCGCTGGAGATCCGCCGTCGGATGCTGCTGGCGTTCGAGATCGCCGAGCGCGAGACCGACGAGACGCTGAGGCGCGAGTGGCTGACGTTCGTGGTGGTCGGCGGCGGGCCGACCGGGGTGGAGTTGGCCGGCGCCCTTCGCGACGTGGCCCGGATGACGCTGGCGAAGGACTTCGTCCACATCGACCCCGCGACGGCGCGGGTGATCCTGGTGGAGGGCTCGCCGCGAGTTCTGACCCCCTATTCGCCCAAGCTCTCCGAGAGCGCCAGGAGGCAACTGGAAGGGCTGGGCGTCGAGGTGCGCACCGGCTCGATCGTGACTCACATCGACGCCGAGGGGGTCCATATCGGCGACGAGCGGATCGCGTCGCGGACCGTCTTGTGGGCGGCCGGCGTGGCGGCGTCGCCGCTGGGTCGGACGCTGGGCGTGCCGCTCGACCGCGCCGGGCGGGTGATGGTCCAGCCCGACCTGACCATCCCCGGCCATCCCGAGGTCTACGTCATCGGCGACCTCGCGCACCTGGAGCAAGACGGCAAGCCGGTCCCCGGCGTGGCCCCCGCCGCCGCGCAGATGGGCAAGCACGCGGCCGCGAACATCATCCGGACGTTCCGTGGCCAGCCGACGGAGCCGTTCCGATACGTCGACAAGGGCTCGATGGCGACCATCGGCCGAGGCGCGGCGGTGGCCCATCTCGGCAGGTTCCAGTTCTCCGGCTTCCCGGCCTGGATGCTCTGGCTGTTCGTCCACGTCCTCTTCCTGATCGGCTTCCGCAACCGGCTGCTGGTGGTGATCCAGTGGGCCTGGTCCTACCTCAGCTACGACCGCGGGGCTCGGCTCATCACCGGCCGCGCCGAGGGTCCGCTGGTCCGGGGCCTGACCGACAGCCGCCTCCCCTCCACGAGCGAGGCCGAGGCGATCCAGGGCTGA